Part of the Lolium rigidum isolate FL_2022 chromosome 6, APGP_CSIRO_Lrig_0.1, whole genome shotgun sequence genome, tatcgaggatGATGCGTaaatgtttagcaacacagatcgggaaaaacgtgcaagtatacatcgatgatgtcgtcatcacatcaaaaaaggggacaacgctgatcgaggatctcaaagaaacttttgacaacctcgacaaattctgccttaagctgaacccgacgaagtgttcttttggcgtcccagcatgagaagggcgccacacaaaagggttagatgggtgaaatagtttgtccAGAGAATCAGTctgtactttttttttttacttttgagtTATTTTTTTGTAAATGGCCGCTACGCACTGCACAATTGAGAGTCCGGTGAAGGAAAATGTTTTAGCCCCCACCCGCCACCGACGGAGGCCCAAAACCCGACGTGAATGCCCCAAATACCTTAGTGGCAAACTTGTTATTTATATTTAAATTAAAAATCTTACTATTATATCTCGAGATACTGGAGTGCTCGATCGAACTAATCCGCCCGTTCGTGCTCCCCTGTTCGTcaggaagaggcagaggaggggCGCCGCCGGCGACTCCAAGCCGGCCACGGCAACTCAGGCGATCATAGGAGGCGAATCCGATTTTCAAGTAATCCACTACTCTCCCTGACTTTCCTCATCCCCCCTCGATAGAAATTCTTCTCCAAAATCGCAAGGCTGCAATTAGTACCATGGTAGCACCGAGCATTGGATCAAGTTGAAATTTCTCTGGTTTCTTCAGCTCGTCAATTCTTCAGTGCCCGCGGCAGAACCAACAGGGGAGGCAAAAGGGAAAAGCTAGGATTGGGGGTGCAGGCGGGCAAAAATCATCGAGAGCGAAATCGTGAGGGAAAATGAAAAAATGTGTCGCCTGGGTGCCGGATTTCCCCGACCTTGGTCGCCGGAGATGCCGCGCCGGCGCCACCCGCGTGTCTGGTGGGCAGAGGGGCCCTTGGTTccgcgcgtgtctggcgggtaTTGAAGCCCTGGATCCCACGCGTCAATGGAGTATTCGGATCTCAGAGTGTGACCACGCGGCGGCGGGCAGAGGAGCTCAGGGAGACAGAAAAGCCGCATCCCGCAGCTGGGTGAAGGTGGAGTTGCTGATTTGCATTGTTGGAAAATAATTTGGTAGATTTTGTACGCAATATCTATTTCGTAGTCGACCTTGATTTGGTCATCCAGCGAGGTCACATACAGGAACGCACGATTAGCATCGTATGGTAGTCCAGCCTATCAAGGTTAGTGGCGTCACGGGCAGCCAGAGGATGCGCGACAGAGAGAGCTAATTCATTCCCCTCCCTTTCTCATCTCCTCTTCCTCGTTCGGTCCGGCGGCTGAGCCCTCCACGAGAAGATAATCGTGATTCGAAAATGGTGGCGTCTGACGGAGCAGCAGCGCGGCGCCCACGGCCGTGCTTCAgctcgccgccgccttcatcaccTTCACCCGCATCCCCGAGCCTCCAGTCAGATCTATGCCATCCTCACCGCCCTGGATGTGTACGCCGGCGAGCGCATCCACATGGGTTGCTGGGGTCGGGAGGGCTGCCTCCAGTGCAGCAGCACCGTGGTCTTCGTCTATCAACGACGCCTCCTCCCACGGGACCCTCAAGCTCGTCATCGACGACGCCCAGGTCGCCCAAACGCTGCTTGTGCCCCTAACTACCACGGGCATCTCCGTCCTCGACTCTACGTCGGCGAGGTTGACGctgcctctgccgctgcctacctGATCCGCAGGTCAAAGCTCGTGCCTGATTATCTCCGGGAGTTCCTCCACCTCGGCACGCGCCATGAAACTGATGCGGTTTCCTCGATCTCGTCATCAGGTTACATCGCGGGATTTTGTTTGTCTTCGTCGTTGTGAACAAGATCCGTGTGGTGCTTGTGGCGTGGGATTTTCTGGCGGCTTAACCAGCTTAAAACTACATCCATGTCACATGATCTGTTCCTTTGTGTACACGAGATGATGTGCAGCTCCGGCCACGGTAGTTACATGCTGCAAATGTTGGGCTTCACCTCTGTTAATTAAATGGGATGGTAGTTTATATAGGATGTAACCTTTAATTAGATGTAATTTTTCCAACGGGGCAGGTTTGATTGAAATCATGTGTTGTTCCTTTTGGTTTTTGTTCCAAATGTAACATTGATATGAGCTCCATCCTTATTTTTCCTTTGGATGGGAGTAACATGTGATGTATCTCAGATACTACAATTAGTAAGAGCCTTTACTCCCTGAGATTAAAGAGCAAAAAGCCTGAAATGTTGTCCCAACGTTTTTCCCAAATGACTTGTTTTGAAATAAGACCAAATGCACATCTCCATGCAACCTGCTAGATGATGCAACGTGCTAGGTAGAAGCTAGATCTTTTGTTTCCTTCAAATAACTTCTATTTATTAGATGGAACCTGCTACATGTTACTTTTGTATTTTTCGGTCAGATGCAAAAAAAAATATTCCTTTTACCCCTGAGGCCCTGATGTTACCTTTGCTATATTCTGTTTGATGCAACTTTGTCTGTGATGTAACCTGCTAGATGGAGGCTTTGCTAGCTACATATGGGAAGCTAGATGGAACCTGTTTGccatgctaagagcatctctagcagagccccgtAAACACGTGAACTGAAAATTCGGAGTTCAGCTTACCAAACTCGTGTTTACGCGTCGGAAAAACGTTGTCACAGAGCAGAACCCATAAAACACGAACTGAAAAATTGCATTTCAAATATCGCGGGAAAATTGGTCGATGATCATATATATAGATGGATTTGATGCTCCAATTGAACATCAAAAGTTACAAAAGTTACATAATTCgataaattaaacctaaattacTTAGTAAACCTAACCGCGATAACTAGTTTGAAGCAAAATGCGGCCTAATTGGTCTCTGcgcgtggcggtgacggtggtggcggagcgtcaaggcggacgacggcgtcgacgcTGGTAAGGAGCTTCACTCCTCGGCGTCAAGCctcgagcttgacgcggcggacgcgctcctccCGGCGTGTTGTCTCGTACTTGCGCACTTGGCGGACGACGTctgcctcctcccggcggaagcgagCGCGGGCCTCCGCCGCGGAGATCGCTGCTACCTGCGCGACcacggcgtcctcctcgtcggagccgtggACGTAGTCGCCTAGCGAGAACGTCGGTGAACGCGCGGGGAGGAGCTCCTCTTCATCGGATCTGTCGTCGACGAGGGGCCGCGGTGGGCGGCTCGAGCCGCCTGACGACGAGCCCTCGCCGCCGTTGGCGTACCTCGccagcttccctgggggcgtcAAGCCCCATTTcatccaccggcgggcgctgcgcttgcgcgcgtCCGCCGACCGGTTCCACTTCCGGCGTTCCGCGTCGGTGCGGAACATGGGGGGGCCGCGGTGGCGATTCCCCGCCGCCCAATCCCGCGTCGCGCCCTGCTGAGCCACCACAGGAGGTCATCGCACCGTGGAGGAGGGGGGAGTGGTGGCTGCTGCGAgttggattgctcgccggagcagaagCAGGCGGCAGCGGAGGGAGTGAAAGCGGCGAAGGGggtagggtttggaaaccgaactcccctccgtggccccttttaatacggggcggccgccgagtttctcgggcccccgaactcgTTTTACGGGTCAGGCCACGAGTTCGGTCTCCGTTCTGGCCCAGTTTCAGCCTGAATCCGTATTTTTGCCGGACTTTTTCGATTTCGGCCACTTTTACGGTTATTGTTACAGATGCTCTAAGTGTTTCCTGATGCAAGTTATTTTTCCTATGATAGTCGAGCCTGCTAGATTGAAATAAGCCAGATGCAAGCTAGCTTCAAATGTTACCTTTTATGTGTTTGTTCCCGAAGTGATATGATGGAACTTTTTTGTTTCTGATTTGATACATCCTACTTTTTGTAACATGTAGTATATTGATTTTATTTGCCATTTCATTATGTTTCTGATATGATCTGTAGTTCCATTTTGACCTACTAGTTGCAGCTAACCTTCTTCTTGTAATTTCTCGTTTTTGTTTCACTGTTGATAGAACTTTGTTGCTACTGAAGTAAGGGATGTaaccagtggcggagcttcaGTCCGGCATACCTGGGCAGCTGCTCGGGCTCCTCCCATTGTTCTTCGTTGAGGTTGCAGCATTGTTCTAGGTTGAGGTTGCAGCAGAAATCAACAAATTAATCATTAGTTTAAATGGGCATGCAGCCATCAACAACTAGCTTTTGTAGTCTGCCTGGGCTATGCATCcgacctggctccgccactggatgTAACGAAACACAACAAAGGACAGTATCACAGTAGGATAATGGAACTTCTATAGTTTTCTCCGTTGGACGGGGTGGCACGAGATGTAACTTTTTCGTCGGGCGGGGGCGACGTGAGATGTAGTTTTTTCATCGGCTGGGGCGAGTTGTAGCTTTTTATGTTTGGCGGGACGACACACGATGTAGTTGTTTCGTCGAGCGGAGCAAGATTTTGCTTTTTCTACTAGGCGAGGCGGCGCGAGATGTAGGTTTTTCGTCGGGCGGGGTGGGACAAGATGTAGCTTTTTCGTCGGACGGGGCGAGGCGGGATGTAGCTTTTTCTGTTGGGCGGGGCGGCGCGAGATGTAGCTTTTTCGTCATAAGGGGCGGCACGAGATGTAGTTTTTCGGTTTTTCGATTGGGTGCGGTAACGAgatgtaatttttttttcatgtagcttTTTCCATTTTACATGTAGCTTTTTATGCGCAAGATGTAGCTTTTTCGATTGGGTGTGCTAACGAGATGTAATTTTTTTCTGTTGGACAACACGAAATGTAGCCTTTTCAGTCCGGTATAGTGGTGGGATGTTACTTTTTCAGTCTGGTGAGTGGTGATAGAGGATGTAGCCTTTTTAATCAGCCGATGAAATAGTTTGACGAGATGAGATTTTCTGCCGCGGGAGGAATAAAAATCAGCGCTAGAATTTTTGGTGGGCAATCCACAAAAAAAAAGTTTGAGCGATCTAGCATGGGATGGTCAGATGGTTGGTTCCGGCCAGGAGCGACGTTTTTGCTTTAAAAGGAAAGAAGCGTAACTGATTTGCTTACTATTTACTGTCTGGGTGACCTCGTGTTAAGGTGAAATCGAGGTTGACCTCGTTGTAGCACAACCCCAAATGAATCACACATACCAAATTTATCTCCGGCAAATCAGGGATTTGTTTAGGTCGAGATCCCATAACTCTTTGATAGGATCACGACTCGGAGACTCGATCAGGAGAAGAGTAGGATCACGCCCGCGATGAAGCAACTCGAGCCGAGTCTGCCGAGAGAAGGGAGCTACTAGGAGCGCACAATCCGGCAGCTGGCCCTTCGAACTCCCTTGATTTCTACTCTTAAAATTAGAGCCAAACTTCCGCCGCATAATCTGTCCGACTAGAACTCTGGAGGATCACGACTCGAACACTGCATCTGGAGAAGAGTAGGATCACCCTTCGGACTCCCTTTGTTTCTACTCGTATAAAATTAGAATCAAAAACTTCCAACGACCACAGCCGTTTCCTGGCTATATCTCTGCAACCGAGAGCGTGATTTCGATCCCTGGATTTGCTCGCGTCGGAGGCTCGGACTGGAGCAGAGCAGAGCAGTCGGCCGGCCCCAACTCCAATTCCTCTTATTACTAGACAAATCCTCTCGACTGAAACACCATTGTATGCCATTACAGGTTACTTGTTCTCCCTCGTCCCTCTCTTCTCTACCCTATGGTTCATTGATCAAAcgagacacttgtgcttgtctgTAATCTAAGTTCTGACCCTTGTGATCCGTTTGTTAATACCAAAATAAGAAACTCTTCCTTGTTAATTTCAGGTGCACAATGATCAACAATACAGTATGCAAAAGAACTTCCTCAAACCGTATCAGTGGGAAACCAATCTATAAGAAAGCGAGGCCAAATGTTAAACTGGAAGACCTTCCACAGGTATGCCAAATTTTCTTTTCTGCGTTAATTCTGTATAGATGGAACTGCTAATCTCGAGGGATATTGACGCAGGATCTGCTGTGCACCATTGTATCAAAGTTGCCTGCTAAAGAAGTTTCAAGAGCTACTGTTTTATCAAGCTATTGGAGATATATCTGTGGTATTTGCTGCTACAAATTATGTTTCACTGGTGCTACTGGGTGTTGCCGTGATACTTTAGAAAGAAAAGAATACCTCCAGTGCATCCATAAATTCATCAATAATGTCAATACAGCCGTGCAAAAGTGCCATGCCAAGTTGGTTGAAGAGTTCAATGTCAGATTCGAGTTCGACGCAATGCTGGTTGATCATCTAAATAATTGGGTTAAATTTGCGGTATCATCACAGGCAAAGAGCATAGTTTTCTATTTACGGCCTATTAACATGAGACGCACGGATGTAGATCGCTACTTATTTCCATTTCACCTTTTGGATAGTGGAAGCAACATGTCTCATCTACAGTGTATACAGCTTAGCTTTGTATCTTTCAGACCACCATCTGAATTCAGAGGTTTCCCAAGCCTGAGAAAGCTTTATTTGCAGTTTGTCGATATCACTATAAAGGATCTTGAAGTTATACTGTCCAATTGCTATAATCTTGGATGGCTCAGCTTAGTCAGATGCTTCCTGAATGGCGAACTAAAGTTGGATCGTCCGTTGTCCCGCCTTCGACACCTAACAGTTGTATACTGTAAGGTGACCAGGATAGAACTTCATGTTACGAAACTCGTTACCTTTGTATATGATGGTCCCATTATTCCTATTGTTATGGCTCAACATTCGAAGCTGGAAAATGCACATATACGATTCTTCAAGGCAACTTATCAAGATGCTgtcagtgcacttctgaatggtaTTCCGACCATGCAAAATCTGACTCTCCAGATTACTTGCCCACAACTAGAGGTTTGCTCCTCGAATGGCATTGAATTTACAATCAAATTTATGGTGGACATCATCAGTTCAATAATACAGTTCTTTTTGCCTTGCAGGTGCAATCATTGTTGAATAACACATGCAAGTTTTCCCATCTTAGGCGCTTACAGTTGTTAATGTGTATATTAGCTCAACATATTGAGAAGCTTCCATATGTACTAGTTTCCATACTGAGGGCAGCTCCATTTATTGAAAAGCTTGAGATCCATGTAAGTACCCTTCTTGGTTCTTATGTGCCAATAGATATCTTTCTTCTTTGGCACCGCATTCGATTTGCTTTTAGCCCTTCTATacttgcttctgttcgtggtaggTGTTACAACTTGTTGTGTGCATGGATGCAAAATTTGTGTGATAGGCAGTTTAAGTGGACACTAAAATTCGAAGGGAGGCCCCTTCGTACGTATGTATTTCCATATACTGTGCTAATCATATATACTACCATGTTTGAATCTTGCAGTTTGCTACCTGTCGCCACCTTTGTTTTGCGAACAATGGTACTTTGGACAATCAGCCTCTTCAGCGGTGTGAATATACTTATCTGAAGAGTATGCATATGACGGGATATAAAGGGGCAAGAGGTCAACTTGAATTTCTTCTACATATTGTGGAAAATGCCCCTGCGCTGGAGGTATTAACTGTGGACACAACTGAACGGCTTAATGAATATGAAGATGTTTCTGTAAACTTGATTTGCAGAAAAAAATCATGCTCCGAGCGCGCTGCTCTGCATGCCGAATCTTGTCTCAGTGAAAAACTTTCACCAAAGGTGAAGCTTTGTGTTATGTAGGTAGGGCTCCTTTAGAGTCAACAAGTGTGTGTCTGCTTCTGTTGAAAAATTGTGCCACCTGTATGCCGTGAGAGTATTTGTGAATGAaacaactaagagcatctctagcagagcctttATTTTTCTGAACCGAAAAAAGTGAGTTCAATCTTCCGAAAAACAAATTCCGAAAAAGTGAGTTCANNNNNNNNNNNNNNNNNNNNNNNNNNNNNNNNNNNNNNNNNNNNNNNNNNNNNNNNNNNNNNNNNNNNNNNNNNNNNNNNNNNNNNNNNNNNNNNNNNNNgatgatcaattactctgaatggcacacggaaagagctccacaaggtaagaaggtaaattatgttgaagaatcctcttccttgaatgataaggttgatgctattatgtctatgcttgtgaatgataggactaatgttgatcctaataatgttccattagcttcattggttgcacaagaagaacatgttgatgtaaacttcattaaaaataataatttcaacaacaatgcttatcggaacaattctagtaacaactataggccatatccttataataatggcaacggctatggtaattcttatggaaattcttacaacaataataggaattcaccccctggacttgaagccatgcttaaagaatttattagtacacaaagctgcctttaacaaatacgttgaggaaaaactcaataaaattgatattcttgtttctagagttgatagtcttgcttcgatgttgatcttttgaaatcaaaagttatgcctaatagggatattgaaaataaaattgttactacagcaaatgccattcaagttagaattaatgagaatataagattaatggctgaactgcgtgctaggtgggatagagaagaaaatgaaaaactagctaaagagaagaatatagctaaagtttggactattaccaccactagtaatgctaatgctacacatgttgctgcacctcctactcatactaataaaagaattggtgttagcaatgtttccacttctaatgcaaagcgcgaaaagctactgaaagctgctaaagctgctgaagctactttgtgataaaggctgctgaaattttttccaacattggggatgatgatcccattgctttagattataatggtttgaattttgatgattgccacatctctgaagttataaagttcttgcaaaaacttgctaaaagtcctaatgctagtgctataaatttggctttcacgcatcatattacaaatgctctcataaaagctagagaagagaaactagagcgcgaagcctctattcctaaaaagctagaagatggttgggagcccatcattaagatgaaggttaaagattttgattgtaatgctttatgtgatcttggtgcaagtatttctgttatgcctaagaaaatttataatatgcttgacttgccacagctgaaaaattgttatttggatgttaatcttgctgatcattctacaaagaaacctttgggtaaagttgataatgttcgcattaccgttaacaataatcttgttcccgttgattttgttgtcttggatattgaatgcaatgcatcttgtcccattatattgggaagaccttttcttgaactgttggtgctattattgatatgagggaaggtaatataaaatatcaatttcctctcaagaaaggtatggaacacttccctagaaagagaataaaggtaccttatgattctattattagaacaaattatgatgttgatgcttcatctcttgatgttacttgatacacactttacgcgcctagctgaaaggcgttaaaaaaaagcgcttatgggagacaacccatgtttttacctacagtactttgtttttattttgtgtcttggaagttgtttactactgtagcaacctctccttatcttagttttgagttttgttgtgccaagttaagccgttgatagaaaagtaagtactagatttggattactgcgcagttccagatttctttgctgtcacgaatctgggtccacctccctgtaggtagctcagaaaattacgccaatttacgagcatgatcctcagatatgtacgcaactttcattcaatttgagcattttcgtttgagcaagtctggtgccattttaaaattcgtcaatacgaactgttctgttttgacagattctgccttttatttcgcattgcctctttcgctatgttggatgaatttctttgatccactaatgtccagtagcattatgcaatgtccagaagtgttaagaatgattgtgtcacctctgaatatgtcaatttatattgtgcactaaccctctaatgagttgtttcgagtttggtgtggaggaagttttcaaggatcaagagaggagtatgatgcaacatgatcaaggagagtgaaagctctaagcttggggatgcacccggtggttcacccctgcatatatcaagaagactcaagcgtctaagcttggggatgcccaaggcatccccttcttcatcgacaaattatcgggttcctcccactgaaactatatttttattcggccacatcttatgtgctttttcttggagcgtcggtttgtttttgtttttgttttgtttgaataaaatggatcctagcattcactttatgggagagatacacgctccgctgtagcatatggacaaatatgtccttggtttctactcatagtattcatggcgaagtttctccttcgttaaattgttatatggttggaattggaaaatgatacatgtagtaattgctataaatgtcttgggtaatgtgatacttggcaattgttgtgctcatgtttaagctcttgcatcatatgctttgcacccattaatgaagaaatacatagagcatgctaaaatttggtttgcatatttggtttctctaa contains:
- the LOC124668360 gene encoding F-box/FBD/LRR-repeat protein At1g13570-like codes for the protein MINNTVCKRTSSNRISGKPIYKKARPNVKLEDLPQDLLCTIVSKLPAKEVSRATVLSSYWRYICGICCYKLCFTGATGCCRDTLERKEYLQCIHKFINNVNTAVQKCHAKLVEEFNVRFEFDAMLVDHLNNWVKFAVSSQAKSIVFYLRPINMRRTDVDRYLFPFHLLDSGSNMSHLQCIQLSFVSFRPPSEFRGFPSLRKLYLQFVDITIKDLEVILSNCYNLGWLSLVRCFLNGELKLDRPLSRLRHLTVVYCKVTRIELHVTKLVTFVYDGPIIPIVMAQHSKLENAHIRFFKATYQDAVSALLNGIPTMQNLTLQITCPQLEVQSLLNNTCKFSHLRRLQLLMCILAQHIEKLPYVLVSILRAAPFIEKLEIHFATCRHLCFANNGTLDNQPLQRCEYTYLKSMHMTGYKGARGQLEFLLHIVENAPALEVLTVDTTERLNEYEDVSVNLICRKKSCSERAALHAESCLSEKLSPKVKLCVM